The genomic stretch ctgctcgaaaaacgggaaaaatctgcatgaaatctgaaaaaaaaactatccgtaattcgaaaaaaaattcgctCACGCAGGAAAAAGTGATTGTGAGAAAATCTGGGCAAATATAAGAAGACTCCGACAAAAATTTGCAGAAACAATGGAAAATCTGCAAATTAATAacaatctgcacatctggtatccctgggaACGGGGGAGTTACAGATCTTTTGAACAATATTCTGTCAATCGTTGAATCAAATGTGGTAACCTTGCATGCAACTTTAATAGAATGTTGCTGTCAAAATCATCTGTGAAGCGAATcagtgaaaaatctgaaaaatacaTTGAACCTGTCCGAATAGCAATACTCTCTGATAGTCCGTAAAGTGGCTCGCCATCTCGCCATAAaggaggaagagagagagaaatacgtttgttgtgtttttttttttttttaaaccataTCAGCTGTATATTAACAAAAACATTTGCTGCGCTTTAAATAGAAAGGTTCAACGGCAAACAGATGCTGAATATTTCAAGAAATTGTATCTGTATGAATATTACAAATATCCAATTAATAAGGTAAGTGAATAAAATAATTGTTTAGAATCCTTAACTAAGGAATTATGCTGTTGCGATATGCTAGATATGCTCATCGTTTAAATCATTATGAAGTGCTAAATTTGAATCCATCTTGCACATCGAAAGAAATTAGAGACGCATTCATCAGACTTTCTAAAGAGGTTGGTAGATTTGAAGCCTTCATCAAAAGGATGTCTTTAAaatatgttgttgttttttttctagttaCATCCAGACACTAAAACAAACACCAACAAACGCACGGTTAACGAAAAATCTTTTGTTCAATTACTGGATGCATATAAAGTACTAAGTAAACCAGAAGCAAGAGCCAGTTACGATCATGAGCTATTCTTGCAAGCCCGTGCTGCTGGACATCAGACACAATATCAGTAAGTGAAATGTTTTTTAATACAAAATTCTCCATCCTTCATTTCAATCAAGCGCGAGTTGATCAAAACTGCGATAGTGAGCTCCAATTTCAAATATGTGTTGTAACCTACAACATTTGTTATCAGATAatttttgatcta from Wyeomyia smithii strain HCP4-BCI-WySm-NY-G18 chromosome 3, ASM2978416v1, whole genome shotgun sequence encodes the following:
- the LOC129730584 gene encoding dnaJ-like protein 60, which gives rise to MLNISRNCICMNITNIQLIRYAHRLNHYEVLNLNPSCTSKEIRDAFIRLSKELHPDTKTNTNKRTVNEKSFVQLLDAYKVLSKPEARASYDHELFLQARAAGHQTQYQSWQPDTTKYHDADPKSYYGIKGIEKVSNWKIMLICLIFMLIGVSIQMIAINKSFTFNRDQLDEISRKSAVMHAEVRAEAESRGNDAQIERMKAQLNKETLW